A window of Streptomyces sp. DG1A-41 contains these coding sequences:
- a CDS encoding ABC transporter permease subunit, with product MRRLLLRLVFAVALPALLVTVWWVASAGSTDVYWPPLRTILEAFPDVWTAERLRGDVLPSVLRLAGGYALAAALGVALGTVIGSYRRVRAVCEPVLEFLRAVPPPVLVPVIMLFAGIGDTMKVTVIAAGCVWPVLLNTVEGVRAVDPVMAETARSYGITGVARLRNLVLPSASPQIFAGLRQALSIGIILMVISEMFAASNGLGFTIVQFQRGFAIPDMWTGILVLGLLGFLLSVVFQWVERRALGWYHGLRASARRSP from the coding sequence GTGAGGCGTCTGCTGCTGCGGCTGGTGTTCGCCGTCGCCCTCCCGGCCCTGCTGGTCACGGTCTGGTGGGTGGCGTCCGCCGGCAGTACGGACGTGTACTGGCCGCCCTTGCGGACGATCCTGGAGGCCTTCCCGGACGTGTGGACGGCGGAGCGCCTGCGGGGCGACGTGCTGCCGAGCGTGCTGCGGCTGGCGGGCGGTTATGCGCTGGCGGCGGCCCTGGGGGTGGCGCTCGGTACGGTCATCGGGTCCTATCGGCGGGTGCGGGCGGTGTGCGAGCCGGTCCTGGAGTTCCTGCGGGCGGTGCCGCCGCCGGTGCTGGTACCGGTCATCATGCTGTTCGCGGGGATCGGCGACACGATGAAGGTCACGGTGATCGCGGCCGGCTGCGTGTGGCCCGTCCTGCTCAACACGGTCGAGGGCGTGCGGGCGGTGGACCCGGTGATGGCCGAGACGGCGCGCTCGTACGGCATCACCGGTGTGGCGCGGCTCAGGAACCTGGTGCTGCCGTCGGCGAGCCCCCAGATCTTCGCGGGCCTGCGCCAGGCCCTGTCCATCGGCATCATCCTCATGGTGATCAGCGAGATGTTCGCCGCGAGCAACGGGCTCGGCTTCACCATCGTCCAGTTCCAGCGCGGCTTCGCGATCCCGGACATGTGGACCGGCATCCTCGTGCTCGGTCTGCTCGGTTTCCTGCTGTCGGTCGTCTTCCAGTGGGTCGAGCGGCGGGCGCTCGGCTGGTACCACGGTCTGCGCGCCTCGGCCCGGCGGTC